In Leptolyngbya sp. NIES-2104, the genomic window CTTTGAGTTGTGATTTGAATGTTACCGCCGTTTCCATTAATTGCATTCGCAACAATGTCACTATTTTCCAATCCAATCAAGTTCGCAGTGTTGATTCTGATGTTTCCACCGGATGCAGCCCCTGAAGCATTCGTTGTGATTTCACTGCCGCGTCTGAGGAGAATTGCATCTGCGATCGTTAAATTGATATCGCCTTGAGTTCCGCCTCTAGCTTCAGACTGTAAGCTGGCTCGATCGTGTAATCTCAAATACCGTGCATTGATATTCAAGTTTCCGGCATCGCCCGCCCCCAAACTACTCACCGAAATCGTACCCTGATTGTTCAAGTTCACCGTGTCTGCATTGATCCGAATTGAACCTGCGGGAAGATCACTGACAGAGATTGCAGAGATGCGGCTAGGAAGGTTCAGATCTGGAGAAAATCCGGAGATGTCTATCGATCGAGCATTGATCACCACATCACCTGCTTGACCCGTTCCCAAGTTGGAAGCAGAGATCTGACCGCCATTAAGAATCCTCAAGCTGTCCGTATCGATTCGCAGTGTTCCAGAATTGCCATTGCCATTTTGAACATCTGCCAATAACCCGCTGAACTTTCCGGGTTCATTAAAAATGACTCCATCTACCGTCACTTCATTCGCTCGAATTGAAACATTTCCTGCATTTCCAGAGAGGGCATTTGGATCGACCGAGGCAGCCAGTCTTGCCCCCCCAGATAGCGTTAATCGTCCAGTATCGATCGCAATATTTCCACCATTCCCAGTCGCGTCTCGTTCTACAGTGGCAATGATTGCAGTCGAAAAGATAAAGAATCCGCCCCCTGCTTCAGATTCAAACGTGGGGAAAAAGCCATCGAGCTTAATTGTATTCGTAGCCTGAATCTGAATATCACCTGCTGAGCCTGCACCGAAAGTCGAGGTTGAAATTTGGGAGCCTTGAGAAAGGTCTAATTCTCGTGCTCTGACCGAGAGATTGCCCGCTTGCCCTGCATCAAAGGTCTGAACTGCAATTAACGCTCCCTCTACTACAATCTTAGGTGCGACAATCTCTAAATCTCCCCCTCTTCCCGTTGCACCCATATCTGCCACAATGCCGATCGTACTGTAGTAATCCCCTTCGGGCGTGTAGCCTGAGGCGGTCAACGAGTCTGTTGCATTGATTGTGACATTTCCGGCGTTGCCCGCACCTTGATTGTAAGAATAAATGAACGAAATACCAGACAGAGCAATTTTGCGTCCTTGAAACTGCATTCCTGCAACCGTGTCATTTTGCGATCGTACGGTCGAAAGGTTGGTAATGGTGATATCACCGAAGTTCTGAATTTCATCAAATCCCAGTGTCCAGTCTGGGTTCAGCGTCACGGTTCCCGCTTGTTGAATGCTGCCGTAAGCAATCGAGCCACCGCGAGAAGACACGATCGCGCCATCTTGAACAATGTTGCCACCTGCCAAAATTAATGGTTGATTGGGCTGTAGCTCTAATGTCGTTCCTCCCAGAATCGCATCTCCGATAACAGACGGATTTGCAATCGTTGTCTTGCCCCGGATCGCAATGTCACCCGGAGCATTGAGAAAGCCTAAGCCGATTGGGACACTCACTGTGAGGAGCGGAATTTGAGGCTGAGTAGTGCCAAACTCTGTCCCGTCAGCAAATTTGAAATTGCTGGCTGTGGTGACGAGCAATCCTGCTTTTAGATCCAAGCTGGCATTTGCACCAAAGAGAAAGCCGTTTGGATTGAGCAAAAATAGATTTGCAGTTCCCGCCACACCGAGAACACCACCAATGCTAGAAACATTGCTACCCGTTACGCGAGTAAAAATATTGTTAATTCCCGCAGGATTGCTAAAATAGAGTTCTCTTCCGGTCTGAATATTCAACTCTTGAAAGCTATGGAAAAGATTCGCGCCTCGGATTGCGCCGCCATCAATGCGATCGCGAATCGAAGTTTCAGGTGTCACGATCGACGATTCTGCACCCAGTGTGTTGTCCGGCGCGAGTTGTGCGATCGCTGAAGGGGCGCAAACCGAGATCAAAACGCTGCAAAGCAAAAAACGAAAAAGGGTCATCGTTGTGCAGGGCTATAGTACGCGCTCAGTATTCCCTAGATTGCGCATAATCATTTCTTAACTTGAAACTGCGATCGATTTCGCTTGAATAGAAGTACTAGGTGTCACAAGGATTAACATGACGCAGTATCAGAAAGTTCTTAGAATTGCCACACAGGGGAAATCGCTGCACAAAATTACCTCACAGGTAAATGCGATCGTGGCTGAGTCGGGGATACAAACAGGATTGTGTAATCTCTTCTTGCGGCATACTTCAGCGAGTTTAATTATTCAGGAAAATGCTGATCCAGACGTGTTGCAAGATCTGGAGAATTTCTTTGCCAAGCTAGTTCCTGAGTGGGAAAACTACATTCACAATGCCGAAGGAGCAGACGATATGCCTGCTCATATTCGGACAGTGTTAACGCATTCTTCTGAGCAAATTCCAGTATCCCACGGGCGATTAGTGTTAGGAACTTGGCAAGGAATTTATGTGTGGGAACATCGCCAACATCGCCATACACGGGAATTGGTTGTGCATTTGATGGGTGAATAGCAATTCTAGGGGGCGCTTTAAAACCTTTTCACTCCGTTGCTCACCCGCCCCGGAATGGAATTCGGGGCTAATCAAACGAAGTCCACTAAAGGGGACTAACAGCCAATTTGAGTCTCTTTAGTCCTTTTCAAAGGACTTCGCACCGATAGCCCCGAATTCCATTCCGGGGCGGAAGCGAACGAAGCGAGAGGTCTTTAAAACATGCCTTAACCCTGTATTTCAGCCATCGCTTTCGGACAGCGCTTCTCGATCGTGCTCAAAATTTCCATTTCTTGCGGCGAAACACCATTGGTGCTTTCAGCGATTCCCCGACACTGAACTAATAAAGGAACTGCAAAATCACAGTTCAACTGATCAAGCAGGGCATTGAGCGGCTGGGGCGATCGTAGATTTGCTTCGATCGTTTTAAGTGAAGAAGGTTCCAGATTCAACGATTTGAGTTCCGGAGCGATCGAGTTCCAAGTCTTTTCAGGATAGCTTGCTAACAACATGTGAGCGAGAATCTGATCCATCACTGTTTGCTGTGCGATCGCAACATTCAGATATTTCTCACTGTCTTGGTGAATCTGTTCTAAGGTTGCTGACTCTGGGACATCTGCTTCGAGTTTTGCTTCATAAAATCGGCTGGCAGCGTACCCTAATGAGTAGAGAATCGTTGCATTTGTGCTGGCACCGATCGCGGCTCCGGCAAACGGAATGTTCCGCAAAAATTTCAAACCCGCTCTTAGCGCATTACTTCCACCCAGCGCCAAGCCAAAAATTGCAAGGACTTCTCCTTTGCGTTCTGGGTCGCGGAGATTTAACCCGTAAACGGCAGCAATTTCGTAGACTAGCGCAGTTTGAAGGGCAGTGACCGCAGCGAGATCAAGTGCGAGAAACGCGATCGCAAATCCTGGAATAATGCTACTAATAAACCCAGTTCCACCCGCTTGAGCAGCTTTACGAACAATCAATCGATGAGCAATCTGTTGATGCGTTTCGTTCGGGAATTGGCTCCGGAGTTTTCTCACCGCTTCTTCTGCTTTGCCAACATCCACTTGATCGCTCACACCCAGCAACCAACCAAACTTGAGAACACCTGCGAACCGTCTGATGATCGGGTTTTTCAAGAGCGGAAGACTGCCTACAAAATTCAGAAGATGTCCTGCACGTTTGCTTAATTGCCCAGCTAACCCAATCGATCTTCGAGCGATCGACTTTCCGAAGTTAGAAGAAGGAGTGAGTTTATTAGATTGCGCCATCGGTTTCATACTGAGGGTTTAATAATTACGGTACTTTGATTAAAATATTTCTCATCGTTCTGAGTGCATAGTTCAAAAGCAGCCCAGCAATCAACTGGGCTGCTAGAACCATTAGCGATGACCGAACCACTTCGACGCAATCGCGCCAAGTGCAGCGCCAACCACTGGATTACTCAAGAACTTCACCAGTGCAGGTTGATCTGCCAACACTTCTTGAAAGACATCCGGGTGATTGTGATACGCGAAGCCTGCCAGCTTACTCACATCGTCTGCGCTCATGCGACTCGGATGGTGAGTCGAAAGTCCAAGCTGCTGTTCTAAATCACGATCGCTCAGTCCACGCTTTTTCAGATGGTTGAAAAACTCACGCGCTACATCATCGCGTTCATTGGGCTGGATTTGTGCGATCGCGTGCTGTAATTCCGGTTCCATCTGACTGGTCGGAACCTGATTCGGATGAAATGACTGTTTGAACAATTGATGCCGCTCATCTCTGCTGGTTCGCTGAGCAAAATCATCAAAGCTCTGATAGTTCTGCGTTGAATCGACATCATTCAACTGCTCTTTATTTCCGGCTGCCAAATCTTGCATTACTTGGCGCTTATAAGCATCACTGCTCGACATAATTTATCTCCTAAAATCAAATCACAATCAATGTTTAACCCGCTTGATACTGAATCTGTTTGGACTGTTGATCATACTGAGCCGTAAGAATCAACTGTTTGTCAGGCGCATACACCAACACAGTTAAATCTTGGCTAGGAAAGTTTTTGTGAAATCCTTGAGCCAGCGATCGCGCTAACTCTCTGACTTCAGTCGGGCGAACCTGCGATGAAATCACAACACCAAGCTTATTGTTATCACGCACGTACGCATCTTTGATCAATCCTTTGCTGGCACTCACAACCCAGTTGCCAAAATCTTGTCCAGCAGTGGAATTTCCACGTGCTAACTGTCCATAGCTACTCGTGCTTTGAGTGGGGGCAATCGGTTCTCGTGCCGTTGCCGGACCGCCACAAGCAGTTGTAATCGTCAGCAGAAGAATGAGCGCGATCGTAGCGAAAATCCTACGCCCTTGTTGAAAAAAGCTCACATTATCCTCCTTTACTTCTAAAGTATTTGAAGTAGCTTTACTTTAGATTAGAGCGCTTGATCCCCAGCATTCACCCTACTTTAGAGTGAACAATTGCAGCACTTGAGGAGCCATAAGATAGACACTAGACAGATGATCATTCGATGACTGATTCTTACGCTATAGATTAATACAATTGTTTCGATTATTCATTAGATAAAAAAGCCTGGAATGAATTATGAATGCGCTCAAGTTAAACGCTGAAGAATGTTCGTCGTTCGGACAATTAGTTTTGCAGTATCTAGAAAAAAATTCAGAAACGAATATGAGTCAATTAGCTCGCGAAGTTGGGATCTCACGAGCGGGCTTGGGCTGGATTTGTCGTAAAGAAAGTAACCCGGATGAAGAAACGGCGCTAAAGGTCGCTCGATCGATTGGAGCAAACGCGACCGATGTAGCGCGACTCGTCCACGAGAACAAGCTAGAAAAATTGGCACAGCGTCATCGATTGATTTACGCCACGAAATTTAGCAAGGAGTCCTATCAAACTACGATTCCCCTCGAAGATGCGATCGCGGGTTTAGATGCGCTTTTCCAAGCCTTTCATACGGTAACGCAGAGCATTCCAACCCTTGAGAAACCGACTGATTTTCAAATTTACAAACAATCTTATGAAATCATCAAGCGAGAGTTTTTAAGCCGAAAAATTCCCCGAAAACTGCAAGACTTCCAAAAAGAACCCAGCCCATCTTAACTGCCCGGTCTTAGGCAAGTTTGGAACCTGTCACATCTGGAATTTTCTTTGCTCTCTGTGTGTCCCTAAAGTAAGAGAGCACAGCGGGGATGTGTTCCACTCACTTCACCTGAATAATCCCCGATTCAGGCAATCAGAAACCATGTTGAGAAGACTTCGGCGATGGGTTAGACAGTTCTTCACTCGGACTCGATCGATTAACAAGCAGCCGCTGAATCCTGTGAGCTTGATTGTGATTATTCTGATCGATATTTTTATCTTAGTAAATGTCTTCAATGGGTTAAACGATATTAGCAATTGGGTATTGAGTCCGAATGAAGCTTATCCTTGCTATGAGCAATGGCGCACATATCGAGAAAACACTTCTCCAGACAAAAACATCCAGCAGCTTGAAACCATTTTAAGCGAGGATTATACACTCCCGACCTATTCCCCGAATTCACCGCCACCGCCTCGCGCCCAAGACCAATTTCAACAAACAAGTCGAGGACGACTCGGAACGGTTTCATCGACCTGTTTAGCGTTTGGAACGGCGAAAGATAAAGTTGATACGCCTGCAAATCAGACCATTAAGAAAGCGATCGACCAAAAGCAAACTGCGATCGGCAATCTAGAAAATTCCAATCGCAATATTCGCGCTCAGTACGATTCAACTTTGCTCGAAAAGATTGCAGGACAGAATCGCGACCAATCAATCAACGCAGTCGGAGCAGAGAAAGCAAAAGCACAACTCGATAGCAATAATGAGAAGATCGCTCAGCTTAGATCAGAGATCAAAAAGCTCGAATCGGATCTACTCGCAAAACCTGAAAGTGCTGAGTTGTTCAAGGTTTTAGCAAATAATGATGCTTTCACTGAAGTTGAACGAGGCTATAAACAAGCTTCATTTTGGTATCCGACAATCCAACTCTCTTTACAAGCCTTGTTCTTGGTTCCTCTGTTAATTGGAGCAGGCTTAGTCTACCGATTTGCAGAACGGAAACGCTACGGATTGATTGCGCTGATTAGCTGGCATTTGTTGATCATCTTCTTCATTCCGTTGATTCTGAAGATCTTTGAATTTCTACAAGTTGGGGCACTGTTCCAATTCTTGTTTAGCATTATTAGCAGGCTTTTCGGTGGATTAGTCTTTTTAGTCAGCTATACTTACATTCTGCTGATTCCGATCGCGGGTTTCATCCTGATCAAAGTCTTCCAAAAAATCAACGTTCGCAGCAAGGCTTCACCTTCGAGCTTAGTCCAACAATCGCGCTGTCTGAATTGTACTCGCACTTTGAAGCACAATGAGAGCTACTGTCCACACTGCGGACATCATCAACATCAAGAGTGCCACAACTGTCATCAGCCCACATACAAACAACTGCCCTACTGCCGAAACTGTGGAGCAGATCAAGAATCGGTGTCGTGAGACTGATCAAAAAATTGTTCGATCGTCTTTCTGCCCAGTATGATGTTGTACTACCCAAATTTTGTGTTGAAAAGAAATGTTCAAAAAGGCGATTCTTCCTACGCTTGTTTTAGCTGGAATTTGTGCATTCCCAGCGCTGACAGAAGCGCGTCGTCCGATTTCCCGTCCCAAACCCGCCCCACAAACCCGCAATGTTCCCGGACAATTTGACTACTATGTCTTATCGCTGTCTTGGTCGCCGGACTACTGCGCGACAAAAGGTGGAAACGACTCACAGCAGTGTGGAAACGGGCGGCGGTTGGGCTTTGTTCTTCATGGCTTGTGGCCCCAATACGATCGAGGATACCCTCAAGATTGCACGACCGAAGCCTTTAATCCCAAGATGGAGCAGCAGTTTCCGGGTCTTTATCCGAGTTCTAAGCTATTTCGCCACGAATGGGAGAAGCATGGAACTTGTACCGGATTAAGCCAAGTTCAGTATCATCAGTTGTCGAAAACCTTGAAAGAGAGCGTGAACATTCCCGATCGCTATGTGCGCCCGGATCAACCGTTCCGCGTGACGCTGACTCAGTTTAAGCAGGATTTTGTCAAAGCAAATCCAGGATTTACAGCGAGTAGTGTTGCGCCGAGTTGTTCCGGATCGGGACGGTTTTTACAAGAAACTTTGGTGTGCTACTCGAAGGATGGTAAGCCGGGGACTTGTAGCGAAGAGGTGTTACGTCGATCTCAAAAAAGTTGTGGTCAGGCGAATTTCTTGGTGCGGAGTGTGCGGTAAGAAGCAGAGTTTGTCGTGCCCTCACCCCCAGCCCCTCTCCCAAGTTTGGGAGAGGGGAGCAAGAATTCCGGTTCCCCTTCTCCCAGCTTGGGAGAAGGGGTTAGGGGATGAGGGCAGAAGGGCTGGAAACGAAGCTAGCTCTCCAACATTTGTAAGTGATACAAGCTGGCATACAATCCACCCACGTTCAAAAGCTCTTCATGCGTTCCAGATTCCACAAGCTGTCCACGCTTGAGCACCAAAATACGATCGACATTCCGAATCGTCGAAAGTCGGTGAGCAATAATAATCGCGGTTCGATCTTCTAACAATCGCTCTAACGCATCTTGGATCAAAGCTTCCGTTCCGACATCTAAGCTAGCGGTCGCTTCGTCGAGTACAAGAATTTTTGGATCACGAATGGCTGCACGCGCAAATGCAAGCAGTTGTTTTTGTCCACCAGAAAGGTTGGTTCCTCGTTCTCGTAGCATGGTGTCGTAGCCTTGGGGCAACTGTTCGATCAAGCGATCGACATTTGTTTGCTCGGCAGCCGATCGCACTTGTTCAAAGCTATACGATTCACCCAAGGTAATGTTGCTTTTCACA contains:
- a CDS encoding secondary thiamine-phosphate synthase enzyme YjbQ; the protein is MTQYQKVLRIATQGKSLHKITSQVNAIVAESGIQTGLCNLFLRHTSASLIIQENADPDVLQDLENFFAKLVPEWENYIHNAEGADDMPAHIRTVLTHSSEQIPVSHGRLVLGTWQGIYVWEHRQHRHTRELVVHLMGE
- a CDS encoding EcsC family protein — encoded protein: MKPMAQSNKLTPSSNFGKSIARRSIGLAGQLSKRAGHLLNFVGSLPLLKNPIIRRFAGVLKFGWLLGVSDQVDVGKAEEAVRKLRSQFPNETHQQIAHRLIVRKAAQAGGTGFISSIIPGFAIAFLALDLAAVTALQTALVYEIAAVYGLNLRDPERKGEVLAIFGLALGGSNALRAGLKFLRNIPFAGAAIGASTNATILYSLGYAASRFYEAKLEADVPESATLEQIHQDSEKYLNVAIAQQTVMDQILAHMLLASYPEKTWNSIAPELKSLNLEPSSLKTIEANLRSPQPLNALLDQLNCDFAVPLLVQCRGIAESTNGVSPQEMEILSTIEKRCPKAMAEIQG
- a CDS encoding S-layer family protein, whose translation is MTLFRFLLCSVLISVCAPSAIAQLAPDNTLGAESSIVTPETSIRDRIDGGAIRGANLFHSFQELNIQTGRELYFSNPAGINNIFTRVTGSNVSSIGGVLGVAGTANLFLLNPNGFLFGANASLDLKAGLLVTTASNFKFADGTEFGTTQPQIPLLTVSVPIGLGFLNAPGDIAIRGKTTIANPSVIGDAILGGTTLELQPNQPLILAGGNIVQDGAIVSSRGGSIAYGSIQQAGTVTLNPDWTLGFDEIQNFGDITITNLSTVRSQNDTVAGMQFQGRKIALSGISFIYSYNQGAGNAGNVTINATDSLTASGYTPEGDYYSTIGIVADMGATGRGGDLEIVAPKIVVEGALIAVQTFDAGQAGNLSVRARELDLSQGSQISTSTFGAGSAGDIQIQATNTIKLDGFFPTFESEAGGGFFIFSTAIIATVERDATGNGGNIAIDTGRLTLSGGARLAASVDPNALSGNAGNVSIRANEVTVDGVIFNEPGKFSGLLADVQNGNGNSGTLRIDTDSLRILNGGQISASNLGTGQAGDVVINARSIDISGFSPDLNLPSRISAISVSDLPAGSIRINADTVNLNNQGTISVSSLGAGDAGNLNINARYLRLHDRASLQSEARGGTQGDINLTIADAILLRRGSEITTNASGAASGGNIRINTANLIGLENSDIVANAINGNGGNIQITTQSILGLQRSDRLTSNSDISASSEFGIDGNIEVTSPAVDPNSGVSNLPTEVIDPSQQIAKGCTPNNSRFVITGKGGLPEDPTARTNRDRTWNDLRSLNRSTPVPAPPLVEATSWSRTTNGKIVLLAPQAGAIATCSDSRGAH
- a CDS encoding transcriptional regulator, yielding MNALKLNAEECSSFGQLVLQYLEKNSETNMSQLAREVGISRAGLGWICRKESNPDEETALKVARSIGANATDVARLVHENKLEKLAQRHRLIYATKFSKESYQTTIPLEDAIAGLDALFQAFHTVTQSIPTLEKPTDFQIYKQSYEIIKREFLSRKIPRKLQDFQKEPSPS
- a CDS encoding ribonuclease, which gives rise to MFKKAILPTLVLAGICAFPALTEARRPISRPKPAPQTRNVPGQFDYYVLSLSWSPDYCATKGGNDSQQCGNGRRLGFVLHGLWPQYDRGYPQDCTTEAFNPKMEQQFPGLYPSSKLFRHEWEKHGTCTGLSQVQYHQLSKTLKESVNIPDRYVRPDQPFRVTLTQFKQDFVKANPGFTASSVAPSCSGSGRFLQETLVCYSKDGKPGTCSEEVLRRSQKSCGQANFLVRSVR